From a region of the Helianthus annuus cultivar XRQ/B chromosome 5, HanXRQr2.0-SUNRISE, whole genome shotgun sequence genome:
- the LOC110886316 gene encoding ER membrane protein complex subunit 6: MASHDESGKKSNENEVPTFNAENLQSNMKVVYYSRTFMSIIGGVIAGICGFTGLMGFVVYVLVMAITSVCLTARAGFSIHSYFDSWNRVLLDGFLGGLLSFVLFWTFAYDIVHIF; this comes from the exons ATGGCTAGCCATGATGAGTCTGGaaaaaaatcaaatgaaaatgaAGTGCCAACTTTCAACGCTGAGAATTTGCAAAGCAACATGAAAGTGGTATACTACAG TCGAACGTTTATGTCCATCATCGGTGGAGTGATTGCTGGAATATGTGGATTTACAGGCCTCATGGGGTTCGTCGTTTATGTGCTGGTCATGGCAATTACATCGGTATGTCTAACAGCCAGGGCGGGTTTTTCCATCCATTCATATTTTGACAGCTGGAACAGGGTTCTATTGGATGGATTTCTAGGCGGGCTTTTG TCGTTCGTGCTGTTCTGGAC ATTTGCTTATGATATTGTGCACATCTTCTAG